The following proteins are co-located in the Haloarcula marismortui ATCC 43049 genome:
- a CDS encoding pyridoxamine 5'-phosphate oxidase family protein has product MVTVSGPWTSEEMEQFLSAETVPLRLGCRTPADKPWMLSLWYRFVDGVFECATGADAAVVDYLDYDASVSFEISTNEPPYCGVRGNGTATMTADEDKTVLTELLHRYLGGTDSPLADQLLAPDRREVRITITPDRLHTWDYSNRM; this is encoded by the coding sequence ATGGTGACCGTCTCCGGACCGTGGACGAGCGAGGAGATGGAACAGTTTCTCAGCGCCGAAACTGTGCCACTCCGTCTCGGGTGTCGAACTCCAGCAGACAAGCCTTGGATGCTCTCGCTCTGGTATCGGTTCGTTGACGGTGTCTTCGAGTGTGCGACTGGGGCGGATGCGGCAGTTGTCGACTACCTCGACTATGACGCCAGCGTCTCCTTCGAAATCTCGACGAACGAGCCGCCGTACTGCGGCGTCAGAGGCAACGGAACAGCGACGATGACAGCGGACGAGGATAAGACAGTTCTCACCGAGTTGTTGCACCGCTATCTCGGCGGGACCGACTCACCACTGGCCGACCAACTGCTTGCACCCGACCGCCGCGAGGTACGGATTACGATTACGCCCGACCGACTCCACACCTGGGACTACAGCAATCGGATGTAA
- a CDS encoding DUF7576 family protein, protein MELETPYALGGTYYVETVSVGKRTDDETVRDCVVCGGHVYADDWHLVVGVLDTGSGRQRHHHCSDDCLTEWLKLMTAA, encoded by the coding sequence ATGGAGCTGGAAACGCCGTACGCCCTCGGAGGGACCTACTACGTCGAGACCGTGTCGGTCGGGAAACGGACGGACGACGAGACGGTGCGCGATTGCGTGGTCTGTGGCGGCCACGTGTACGCCGACGACTGGCATCTCGTCGTCGGAGTTCTGGATACAGGCAGCGGACGACAGCGCCACCACCACTGTAGCGACGACTGCCTGACCGAGTGGCTCAAACTCATGACGGCTGCCTGA
- a CDS encoding site-2 protease family protein has translation MATQSSPPELPDPEALADTFHVYEIDRTAEDGVRYYGEPLTESEQVIHRIAPAFRQRGYRVALKREMGEWVLIAHERSLGVDGIPWLNVGLAVLTLLSTLYAGTRWYGLSVLEDPTAMLAAWPFAAAALGILAIHEFGHYIMSRYHEVEASLPYFLPFPNVLGTLGAVISMNDHIPDRKALFDIGVAGPLAGLVATVVVTAIGVTLPPVEVTRGIVTNIELGYPLLLQGIAAVMGEQLEYANPQLLPNPVVIGGWVGAFVTFLNLLPVGQLDGSHVARSLFGDRLSLVQLAVPVALFGLAGYLVAFEGGRAAGLWAFWGILALVFGRLGSATPLDETPLGPGRWAVGLLTFVLGMLCFVPVPLVITM, from the coding sequence ATGGCGACTCAGTCCTCGCCGCCGGAGTTACCTGACCCGGAAGCGCTCGCAGACACGTTCCACGTGTACGAGATCGACAGGACCGCCGAGGACGGCGTCCGGTATTACGGCGAGCCACTGACCGAGTCCGAACAGGTCATCCACCGCATCGCGCCGGCGTTCCGTCAGCGCGGGTACCGCGTCGCGCTCAAGCGGGAGATGGGCGAATGGGTGCTGATTGCCCACGAGCGGTCGCTCGGCGTCGACGGTATCCCGTGGTTAAACGTCGGGCTCGCCGTCCTGACGCTGTTGTCGACGCTGTACGCCGGGACCCGCTGGTACGGGCTGTCCGTGCTCGAAGACCCGACAGCCATGCTCGCGGCGTGGCCCTTCGCCGCGGCCGCACTGGGTATCCTCGCAATTCACGAGTTCGGCCACTACATCATGAGCCGCTACCACGAGGTTGAGGCGAGCCTGCCGTACTTCCTGCCGTTCCCAAACGTGCTCGGGACGCTGGGTGCGGTCATCAGCATGAACGACCACATCCCCGACCGGAAGGCGCTGTTCGACATCGGCGTCGCCGGCCCGCTGGCGGGTCTCGTTGCGACAGTCGTCGTGACTGCCATCGGTGTGACGCTCCCACCAGTGGAGGTAACTCGCGGCATCGTCACGAACATCGAACTTGGTTACCCGCTGTTGTTGCAGGGTATCGCCGCAGTCATGGGTGAACAGCTTGAGTACGCGAACCCGCAGCTCCTCCCGAACCCGGTCGTCATCGGCGGCTGGGTGGGAGCGTTCGTGACCTTCCTGAACCTCCTGCCAGTCGGCCAACTCGACGGTTCACACGTCGCCCGGTCGCTGTTTGGCGACCGACTGTCCCTGGTCCAGCTCGCCGTCCCCGTCGCCCTGTTTGGACTCGCTGGCTACCTTGTCGCCTTCGAGGGGGGCCGAGCGGCCGGGCTGTGGGCGTTCTGGGGGATTCTGGCGCTGGTGTTCGGCCGGCTCGGGTCGGCGACGCCGCTTGACGAGACGCCGCTGGGACCGGGCCGCTGGGCTGTCGGCCTGCTTACCTTCGTTCTGGGGATGCTCTGTTTCGTCCCGGTGCCGCTCGTCATCACGATGTAG
- a CDS encoding segregation/condensation protein A, whose amino-acid sequence MTSEEPTEQRDGDSSEQSSGEGEARPEEAPRGSERGANVARERSDPRDDADDIPLNITGHEDREPPGGSDDAAALLGDSPDPDDETTAQDSPESDRTTDEDEDEDVEPVEVLVQLADDGEIDPWDIDVVRVTDKFLQRIDDADLRTSGRALFYASVLIRMKSDAMLGEGETEEEPAEPWEQAMHEDAPIEDPDPFAALESEMDRRLERRRARGMPQTLDELVRDLRDAERESWWKESREYDTGDSPSGYDRGTQELDYRGADDMRLDEEPSAADVTGTAHAENIDDIIADVHDAVREQYDQGREEVLYREVDTAGGSRVETFLGLLFLAHRGQVRLQQDDLFGDLWIQDPSAATGSDEAIAD is encoded by the coding sequence ATGACTAGCGAGGAGCCGACGGAGCAGCGCGACGGAGACTCCTCGGAACAGTCGAGCGGGGAGGGCGAGGCGCGCCCGGAGGAAGCGCCTCGGGGTAGCGAGCGGGGAGCGAATGTGGCCCGCGAGCGCAGTGACCCGCGAGACGATGCCGATGACATCCCGCTCAACATCACCGGGCACGAGGACCGCGAGCCGCCAGGTGGCTCGGACGACGCGGCGGCGCTGCTGGGCGACTCCCCCGACCCAGACGACGAGACAACTGCACAGGACAGCCCCGAAAGCGACCGGACGACCGACGAGGACGAGGACGAAGACGTCGAACCGGTCGAAGTGCTGGTCCAGCTCGCGGACGACGGCGAAATCGACCCGTGGGATATCGACGTGGTGCGGGTCACCGACAAGTTCCTCCAGCGTATCGACGACGCGGACCTGCGCACGTCGGGGCGGGCGCTGTTCTACGCGAGCGTCTTGATTCGGATGAAAAGCGACGCAATGCTCGGCGAGGGCGAGACGGAAGAGGAGCCGGCCGAGCCGTGGGAGCAGGCAATGCACGAGGACGCCCCCATCGAGGACCCGGACCCCTTCGCTGCGCTGGAGTCGGAGATGGACCGACGGCTCGAACGCCGCCGCGCCCGCGGGATGCCACAGACGCTCGATGAACTCGTCCGGGATCTCCGCGACGCCGAACGGGAATCGTGGTGGAAGGAGTCCCGCGAGTACGACACCGGCGACTCGCCGAGCGGGTACGACCGCGGGACGCAGGAACTGGACTACCGCGGGGCCGACGACATGCGACTGGACGAGGAACCGTCGGCCGCCGATGTGACTGGAACAGCCCACGCCGAGAACATCGATGACATCATCGCCGACGTGCACGACGCCGTCCGCGAGCAGTACGACCAGGGCCGCGAAGAGGTGCTGTACCGCGAGGTCGACACGGCCGGTGGGTCTCGCGTTGAGACGTTCCTCGGATTGCTCTTTTTAGCTCACCGCGGTCAGGTCCGCCTCCAGCAGGACGACCTCTTTGGGGACCTCTGGATTCAGGACCCCAGCGCCGCGACCGGGTCGGACGAAGCCATCGCAGACTGA
- the smc gene encoding chromosome segregation protein SMC, with product MHIKELVLDNFKSFGRKTRIPFYEDFTTISGPNGSGKSNIIDAILFALGLARTSGIRAEKLTDLIYNPGHADEDAEYDGERQASVEVILANDDRTLSRSQVVNAAGTEDVGDVDEIAIKRRVKETEDNYYSYYYINGRSVNLSDIQDLLAQAGVTPEGYNVVMQGDVTEIINMTAGSRREIIDEIAGVAQFDAKKADAFDELEVVQERIDEAELRIEEKQERLDQLEDERETALKYQDLRDEKEEYEGYRKAAELEDKREELTAVEESIDELESELTELQAELDERQGAVIRLEDELHELNQEIERKGEDEQLAIKREIEEIKGDISRLEDKIESAEETVEAAENERRQAFVQIDRKQETIDDLESDIRETKVAKSNVKADIAEKESELAEVQQRIDEVGEEFQEVKDELEEKRSRLETLKSEKNDLQREQDRLLDEARRRSNAEDEKRAAIEEAEAEIPDLEADIEDLQTELEKAKQNKATIGEVVDDLRAEKRELQSDLDDLEDEISAKQQEYAQLEAKAGEDGDSSYGRAVTAILNAGQDGVHGTVGQLGGVDPEYATACETAAGGRLAHVVVDDDSVGQRCIEYLKSRSAGRATFLPITQMQNRSLGSLPSADGVIDFAYNLVDFDREYAGIFSYVLGDTVVVDSMDTARELMGDYRMVTLEGDLVEKSGAMTGGSSSGTRYSFSGGAGKLERVATRINELEDERADVRDDLRDVEERLDDARDRESDATEQVRDIETSIERKQTALEDTRERIEQLEADLEEIADEREDVADQMDELEADIEAKTEEIDALQRDIDELEAEVEDSELPDLTDQRESIKDDIDALEDRQGELDAELNEHQLEKQYAEEAIEDLHDDIEAAQNRKADHEERIDDLEATVAEKQELKGEKEQAVADLEEELAELKSEREDLKADLQEAKEARDEQQAAVSEIERDLESEQETQERLEWEIDELEAQVGDYDPEDVPDHETVEQEIDRLETEMEKLEPVNMRAIEEYDRVNDDLQELEDKKATLVEEADGIRDRIDTYEARKKETFMESFTEINDQFQNIFERLSNGTGHLHLEDEDDPFEGGLTMKAQPGDKPIQRLNAMSGGEKSLTALAFIFAIQRHNPAPFYALDEVDAFLDAANADLVGELVDELAGDAQFVVVSHRSAMLERSERAIGVMMQGDNVSAVTGIDLSGEGDGDEEVPADD from the coding sequence ATGCATATTAAAGAGCTCGTCCTCGACAATTTCAAGAGCTTCGGACGGAAGACCCGAATCCCGTTCTACGAAGATTTTACCACTATCAGCGGCCCGAACGGCTCGGGCAAGTCCAACATCATCGACGCGATTCTGTTTGCACTTGGACTCGCTCGCACCTCGGGTATCCGCGCCGAGAAACTCACTGACCTCATCTACAACCCCGGCCACGCCGACGAAGATGCCGAGTACGACGGCGAACGGCAGGCCAGCGTCGAGGTAATTCTGGCCAACGACGACCGGACGCTGTCCCGTTCACAGGTCGTCAACGCCGCCGGCACTGAAGATGTGGGTGACGTGGACGAGATCGCCATCAAACGCCGGGTCAAGGAGACCGAGGACAACTACTACTCCTACTACTACATCAACGGTCGCTCGGTCAACCTTTCGGACATTCAGGACCTGCTCGCTCAGGCCGGCGTCACGCCTGAAGGCTACAACGTCGTCATGCAGGGCGACGTGACCGAGATCATCAACATGACCGCCGGCTCCCGCCGGGAGATCATCGACGAGATCGCCGGCGTCGCCCAGTTCGACGCAAAGAAGGCCGACGCCTTCGACGAACTGGAGGTCGTGCAAGAGCGCATCGACGAGGCCGAGCTCCGCATCGAGGAGAAACAGGAGCGTCTTGATCAACTTGAAGACGAACGGGAGACGGCGCTGAAGTATCAGGACCTCCGTGACGAGAAAGAGGAGTACGAGGGGTACCGCAAGGCTGCCGAACTCGAAGACAAGCGCGAGGAACTGACAGCCGTTGAGGAGTCCATCGACGAACTCGAAAGCGAACTCACCGAACTCCAGGCGGAACTCGACGAGCGCCAGGGTGCGGTCATCCGACTGGAAGACGAGCTCCACGAACTCAACCAGGAAATCGAGCGCAAAGGCGAGGACGAACAGCTCGCCATCAAGCGCGAGATCGAGGAGATCAAAGGCGACATCTCCCGGCTGGAGGACAAGATCGAGTCCGCCGAGGAAACAGTCGAGGCCGCCGAGAACGAGCGCCGGCAGGCGTTCGTCCAGATCGACCGCAAGCAGGAGACCATCGACGATCTTGAAAGCGACATCCGCGAGACGAAAGTCGCCAAATCCAACGTCAAGGCCGACATCGCGGAGAAGGAATCCGAACTCGCGGAGGTCCAGCAACGAATCGACGAGGTCGGCGAGGAGTTCCAAGAGGTCAAAGACGAACTGGAGGAGAAACGCTCGCGACTGGAGACGCTCAAAAGCGAGAAGAACGACCTCCAGCGCGAGCAGGACCGTCTGCTTGACGAGGCCCGCCGGCGCTCGAACGCCGAGGACGAGAAGCGAGCGGCTATTGAGGAAGCCGAAGCCGAGATCCCCGACCTCGAAGCCGACATCGAGGACCTGCAGACGGAACTGGAGAAAGCGAAACAGAACAAGGCGACTATCGGCGAAGTCGTCGACGACCTCAGGGCCGAGAAGCGGGAGCTCCAGTCTGATCTGGACGACCTCGAAGACGAGATCAGCGCGAAACAGCAGGAGTACGCCCAGCTAGAGGCGAAGGCCGGCGAAGACGGCGACTCCTCGTACGGCCGGGCGGTGACGGCGATTCTCAACGCCGGCCAAGACGGCGTCCACGGCACCGTCGGCCAACTCGGCGGCGTCGACCCCGAGTACGCCACGGCCTGTGAGACGGCGGCCGGCGGGCGTCTCGCCCACGTGGTCGTCGATGACGATAGCGTCGGCCAGCGCTGTATCGAGTACCTCAAATCCCGTAGCGCCGGCCGGGCGACGTTCCTCCCTATCACGCAGATGCAGAACCGCTCGCTGGGGTCTCTGCCCAGCGCCGACGGGGTCATCGACTTCGCGTACAACCTCGTGGATTTCGACCGCGAGTACGCGGGTATCTTCTCGTACGTGCTGGGCGACACCGTCGTCGTCGACAGTATGGACACCGCCCGCGAGCTGATGGGCGACTACCGGATGGTCACGCTTGAGGGCGACCTCGTCGAGAAGTCCGGCGCAATGACCGGCGGCTCCTCCTCGGGCACGCGCTACTCCTTCTCGGGCGGCGCTGGCAAGCTCGAACGGGTCGCCACGCGCATCAACGAACTCGAAGACGAGCGCGCCGACGTGCGCGATGACCTCCGTGATGTCGAGGAGCGCCTTGACGACGCCCGCGACCGCGAGTCCGATGCGACCGAACAGGTCCGGGATATCGAGACGAGCATCGAGCGCAAGCAGACCGCGCTCGAAGACACCCGCGAGCGAATCGAGCAACTGGAAGCGGACCTCGAAGAAATCGCTGACGAGCGCGAGGACGTGGCCGACCAGATGGACGAACTGGAGGCCGACATCGAAGCAAAGACCGAGGAAATCGACGCGCTCCAGCGCGACATCGACGAGCTAGAAGCCGAGGTCGAGGATTCGGAACTACCGGACCTGACCGACCAGCGCGAGTCGATCAAGGACGACATCGATGCGCTCGAAGACCGTCAGGGCGAACTCGACGCCGAACTCAACGAGCACCAGTTAGAGAAGCAGTACGCCGAGGAGGCCATCGAGGACCTCCACGACGACATTGAGGCGGCCCAGAACCGCAAGGCCGACCACGAGGAACGCATCGACGACCTCGAAGCGACGGTCGCGGAGAAGCAGGAGCTGAAAGGCGAGAAGGAACAGGCCGTCGCCGACCTCGAAGAGGAACTGGCCGAACTCAAGTCCGAGCGCGAAGACCTGAAAGCCGACCTGCAGGAAGCCAAGGAAGCCCGCGACGAGCAACAGGCCGCGGTCTCCGAAATCGAGCGCGACCTCGAATCTGAGCAGGAAACTCAGGAGCGTCTGGAGTGGGAAATCGATGAACTCGAAGCGCAGGTCGGCGACTACGACCCCGAGGACGTGCCCGACCACGAGACGGTCGAGCAGGAGATTGACCGGCTGGAAACGGAGATGGAGAAACTGGAGCCGGTCAACATGCGGGCTATCGAGGAGTACGACCGGGTCAACGACGACCTGCAGGAACTCGAAGATAAGAAAGCGACGCTGGTCGAAGAGGCCGACGGCATCCGCGACCGCATCGATACCTATGAGGCCCGCAAGAAGGAGACGTTCATGGAGTCGTTCACGGAGATCAACGACCAGTTCCAGAACATCTTCGAGCGGCTCTCGAACGGCACCGGCCATCTCCACCTCGAAGACGAGGACGACCCCTTCGAGGGCGGGCTGACGATGAAGGCCCAGCCCGGCGACAAGCCGATTCAGCGGCTGAACGCGATGTCGGGCGGCGAGAAGTCCCTGACAGCGCTGGCGTTTATTTTCGCCATCCAGCGACACAACCCCGCGCCGTTCTACGCGCTGGACGAGGTCGACGCTTTCCTCGACGCGGCTAACGCCGACCTCGTCGGCGAACTGGTGGACGAACTCGCCGGCGACGCCCAGTTCGTCGTCGTCTCACACCGCTCGGCCATGCTGGAGCGGTCCGAGCGCGCTATCGGCGTGATGATGCAGGGCGACAACGTGAGCGCCGTGACCGGGATCGACCTCAGCGGTGAGGGCGACGGTGATGAGGAGGTTCCGGCTGATGACTAG